A stretch of Sulfurimonas autotrophica DSM 16294 DNA encodes these proteins:
- a CDS encoding DUF4395 domain-containing protein, which produces MKEFFAYGEKVPGYDVRMLNEREARAAAAILFVGAFLGLTNGVMLGTAVFSEYFVSFFAIDFTMRVIQPRYAPSLLLGRFFVRNQTPEYVGAAQKRFAWALGMILAWPMFYYLVIDFQPNPLKVLVCLICMGLLFFESAFSVCLGCKIFNLVKREKATHCPGDVCEMKIKEPIQRFNPIQKIIVILTAIAMFYGAFAYMTKLPDRTNLTKKMKKIMTSDAELQRIEDEKADQEFENDDF; this is translated from the coding sequence ATGAAAGAATTTTTTGCATATGGTGAAAAAGTACCCGGGTATGATGTCCGGATGTTGAATGAACGTGAGGCCAGAGCAGCAGCTGCAATACTTTTTGTAGGTGCTTTTTTAGGCCTTACAAATGGTGTGATGTTAGGAACGGCAGTATTTTCCGAATATTTTGTGAGTTTTTTTGCAATTGATTTTACAATGCGAGTTATTCAACCGCGATATGCCCCAAGTTTGTTGTTAGGACGTTTTTTTGTGCGTAATCAAACACCTGAGTATGTAGGCGCAGCACAAAAAAGATTTGCCTGGGCTTTGGGAATGATTTTGGCATGGCCTATGTTTTATTATCTTGTGATTGATTTTCAGCCAAACCCGCTGAAAGTATTAGTATGTCTTATTTGTATGGGACTGCTCTTTTTTGAATCTGCTTTTTCCGTATGTTTGGGCTGTAAAATTTTTAATCTTGTTAAAAGAGAAAAGGCAACACATTGCCCCGGTGATGTTTGTGAAATGAAGATTAAAGAACCTATTCAAAGATTTAACCCTATACAAAAGATAATAGTTATACTTACCGCGATTGCTATGTTCTATGGGGCATTTGCCTATATGACAAAACTACCCGACAGAACAAACTTGACTAAAAAAATGAAAAAAATAATGACGAGTGATGCAGAATTGCAAAGAATTGAAGATGAAAAAGCCGATCAAGAGTTTGAAAACGACGATTTTTAG
- a CDS encoding VIT1/CCC1 transporter family protein, with translation MSNENTTVTIHIEEAHKSHRIGWLRAAVLGANDGIVSTASLIVGIAAGEYISVSSQADTENADLELEKKALQENEAYEKEELAQIYEARGIKPELAKEVASQLMEHDALDAHARDELGITEGGKSNPIEAALSSAASFTVGAAMPLLTAWLVPQEQLIISVSVASLLFLAVLGAIAAKAGGASMTKGAIRVTFWGALAMGLTAAVGQLFGVVA, from the coding sequence ATGAGTAATGAAAATACAACAGTTACCATTCATATAGAAGAAGCGCATAAGTCCCATCGTATAGGATGGCTACGAGCTGCAGTGCTTGGTGCCAATGATGGAATAGTTTCTACTGCGAGTCTTATTGTCGGTATTGCAGCGGGAGAATACATATCTGTCAGTTCTCAGGCTGACACCGAGAATGCAGATTTGGAATTGGAGAAAAAAGCACTTCAAGAGAATGAAGCCTATGAAAAAGAAGAGTTGGCACAGATTTATGAAGCAAGAGGGATTAAGCCGGAACTCGCAAAAGAGGTGGCATCTCAACTTATGGAACATGATGCACTTGATGCTCATGCCAGAGATGAATTGGGCATCACCGAAGGTGGCAAATCAAATCCTATAGAAGCAGCACTCTCATCAGCAGCTTCTTTTACGGTAGGTGCGGCAATGCCTCTGCTTACTGCTTGGTTAGTGCCTCAAGAGCAGCTGATAATAAGCGTATCCGTGGCATCACTCTTATTTCTGGCAGTATTGGGTGCAATCGCTGCAAAAGCAGGTGGTGCATCAATGACAAAAGGTGCCATCAGGGTAACTTTTTGGGGTGCCCTTGCTATGGGCTTAACAGCTGCAGTAGGTCAACTTTTTGGCGTTGTGGCATAA
- a CDS encoding thiamine pyrophosphate-dependent dehydrogenase E1 component subunit alpha → MNKLVAEDMYYLMILGRAFEYGAKENYMKGNVSGFLHLDIGQEAFSVAAIKAFEKGDIFSGYREHIMAITRGIEPKAIMAELFGKSTGVSGGKGGSMHLFEPSRFFYGGDAIVGGQLPNAVGCAYARDLQGSEEGVMVIFGDGATNGGAFFESLNIAAAHKLPLLFVCENNQYAIATKITRVAPFKEQAKKAEPYMLTYSVDGMDAEAVYECVKKAKKQIEEGHGPIFIEAFTCRYEGHSVSDSNAYRSAQEMKHCKAKDPIEYFKNELKEKWLCTDKELEEIEAKVQKTIQEAVEYAENSPQPELRVLYENVFDEEA, encoded by the coding sequence ATGAATAAATTAGTTGCTGAAGATATGTACTATTTAATGATTCTGGGGCGTGCATTTGAGTATGGGGCAAAAGAGAACTATATGAAAGGAAATGTATCAGGATTTTTACATTTGGATATTGGACAGGAGGCTTTTAGTGTCGCTGCCATAAAAGCTTTTGAAAAAGGCGATATATTTTCAGGCTACCGCGAACATATTATGGCAATAACACGTGGGATAGAACCAAAAGCAATAATGGCTGAACTTTTTGGAAAAAGTACCGGCGTGAGCGGTGGAAAAGGCGGTTCTATGCATCTTTTTGAGCCTTCAAGATTTTTTTACGGCGGTGATGCTATAGTCGGCGGGCAACTCCCAAATGCAGTCGGCTGTGCCTACGCAAGAGATTTGCAGGGCAGTGAGGAGGGTGTGATGGTAATTTTCGGCGACGGAGCAACAAACGGCGGTGCATTTTTTGAATCATTAAATATAGCTGCTGCACATAAACTTCCGCTTCTTTTTGTATGTGAAAATAACCAATATGCAATAGCTACTAAAATAACGAGAGTTGCACCTTTTAAAGAACAGGCAAAAAAAGCCGAACCTTATATGCTGACATATTCTGTGGATGGTATGGATGCAGAGGCTGTATATGAGTGTGTGAAAAAAGCTAAAAAGCAGATTGAAGAGGGGCATGGACCAATTTTTATAGAGGCTTTTACCTGCAGATACGAGGGACATTCAGTGAGTGATTCTAATGCTTACCGTTCAGCGCAGGAAATGAAACACTGCAAGGCAAAAGATCCGATAGAATATTTTAAAAATGAGCTTAAAGAAAAATGGCTGTGCACAGATAAAGAGCTAGAAGAGATAGAGGCAAAAGTACAAAAAACAATTCAAGAAGCAGTAGAGTATGCTGAGAATTCTCCCCAACCGGAGTTGAGAGTACTATATGAAAATGTTTTTGATGAGGAAGCTTAA
- the lipA gene encoding lipoyl synthase yields MIYKPKIKVPNPEFLQNMQSILKSNALTAVCEEAACPNRAECYARNSATFMILGDTCTRACTFCNVKTGHGKDVDINEPQRLAKAIKELQLKYVVITSVDRDDLKDYGSKHFTACVQAIKEQNPNTKIELLTPDFKYNTEALDTIISANAHKLAHNQETIRRLSKGVRPQSNYDRSLKVLEYYAKNSGLHVKSSLMLGLGETKEELLVTMKELLDVGVSELTLGQYLQPTPSHHKVQKYYPPEFFDEMKEEALGMGFRAVASGILVRSSYFAENLGE; encoded by the coding sequence ATGATATATAAGCCAAAAATAAAAGTACCAAACCCGGAATTTTTACAAAACATGCAAAGTATTCTAAAATCGAATGCATTAACAGCAGTATGTGAAGAAGCAGCCTGTCCAAACAGGGCAGAGTGCTATGCGCGAAACAGTGCTACGTTTATGATTCTAGGCGACACATGCACAAGAGCATGTACTTTTTGTAATGTAAAAACAGGACATGGTAAAGATGTTGATATAAATGAGCCACAACGTTTGGCTAAGGCTATAAAAGAGCTGCAGTTAAAGTATGTTGTAATTACTTCAGTGGATAGAGATGATTTAAAAGACTATGGTTCAAAGCATTTTACTGCATGTGTGCAGGCAATAAAAGAGCAAAATCCAAATACAAAAATAGAACTTTTAACACCTGATTTTAAGTACAACACAGAAGCTTTAGATACCATAATAAGCGCAAATGCTCACAAGCTTGCACATAATCAGGAGACCATAAGACGTCTGAGTAAAGGTGTGCGTCCACAAAGTAATTATGATCGTTCGTTAAAAGTTTTAGAGTATTATGCAAAAAATTCAGGGTTACATGTAAAGTCTTCTTTGATGCTTGGACTCGGTGAAACAAAGGAGGAACTCTTAGTAACAATGAAAGAACTTCTGGATGTCGGTGTAAGTGAATTGACGCTGGGACAGTATTTGCAGCCGACTCCGTCACATCACAAGGTACAAAAATATTACCCGCCGGAATTTTTTGACGAGATGAAAGAAGAGGCTTTAGGTATGGGTTTTAGGGCTGTAGCATCGGGTATTTTGGTGAGAAGTTCTTATTTTGCAGAAAATTTGGGAGAATGA
- a CDS encoding dihydrolipoyl dehydrogenase family protein, which produces MYDIIFIGGGLNYAGAIVAAKNGKKVALIEKDMKQLGGVCLHKGCIPSKMFLHYANVVYESKSDILEGEAVLCMQKLFHKKTNLIENAWHAITKQCSHVDLIEGEAKLKEPHKVEINGEILEAEHIVMGTGSHSFVPEGIEYNTKDIIVSDEVLMMQELPKKIAIYGVGAIGLEMASFFATAGVEVTLINHSGKILKQSNPLIQKEIKNQLEKIGVKILENHGIKTAKSTKKGVHITFEDKSSIYIPVLLVAAGRRPNVDFLTCKDIKVEKGIVTDRFFETTLAKHYAIGDCNGKLQLAHAARAEVLNVTERILGKNPRPLNLDHVVKFIHILPMSYAVVGKTDGEKSGVVPLSQFPYSAYNHASAGLMISYTDNNGFIVGAEILAPNAEELAAIVGMSLAGEMDAAQAKRTIFGHPTFSEALERTFYKL; this is translated from the coding sequence ATGTACGACATAATTTTCATCGGCGGTGGATTGAACTATGCCGGGGCAATCGTTGCTGCTAAAAACGGAAAAAAAGTGGCTTTAATTGAAAAAGATATGAAGCAGCTCGGCGGTGTTTGTCTGCATAAAGGGTGTATTCCTTCTAAAATGTTTTTACATTATGCAAATGTTGTGTATGAGAGTAAAAGTGATATTTTAGAGGGTGAAGCAGTACTTTGTATGCAAAAACTTTTTCATAAAAAAACAAATTTGATAGAGAACGCGTGGCATGCAATTACAAAACAGTGCTCTCATGTAGATTTAATAGAGGGCGAAGCAAAGCTCAAAGAGCCGCATAAGGTCGAAATAAACGGTGAGATTCTTGAAGCCGAGCATATAGTCATGGGAACGGGTTCACATTCTTTTGTTCCTGAGGGTATCGAATATAATACTAAAGATATTATTGTGAGTGATGAAGTTTTAATGATGCAGGAACTGCCGAAAAAAATTGCCATTTACGGCGTCGGGGCAATAGGGCTGGAAATGGCAAGCTTCTTTGCAACGGCAGGCGTAGAAGTGACGCTTATCAATCACAGCGGCAAAATTTTAAAACAGTCAAATCCACTTATTCAAAAAGAGATAAAAAACCAGCTGGAAAAAATCGGTGTGAAAATTCTTGAAAACCACGGGATAAAAACAGCAAAAAGTACAAAAAAAGGCGTGCATATTACATTTGAAGACAAAAGCAGTATATATATACCTGTTTTGCTTGTAGCAGCAGGACGCAGACCAAATGTAGATTTTCTTACATGTAAAGATATAAAAGTTGAAAAAGGCATTGTAACCGACAGGTTTTTTGAGACAACGCTTGCAAAACATTACGCCATAGGCGATTGTAACGGCAAACTCCAACTTGCACATGCCGCAAGAGCGGAGGTTTTGAATGTCACGGAACGTATTTTGGGAAAGAATCCGCGTCCATTAAATCTTGATCATGTTGTAAAGTTTATTCATATCCTGCCTATGAGTTATGCTGTCGTGGGCAAAACCGATGGTGAGAAATCAGGTGTTGTGCCTTTGAGTCAGTTTCCATATTCCGCGTATAATCATGCTTCTGCGGGCTTGATGATTAGTTACACAGACAATAATGGGTTTATAGTCGGTGCTGAAATTTTGGCACCAAATGCAGAGGAATTAGCAGCAATAGTCGGTATGAGCCTTGCAGGTGAGATGGATGCAGCACAGGCAAAAAGAACCATTTTTGGACACCCTACATTTAGTGAAGCATTAGAGAGAACATTTTATAAATTATAA
- a CDS encoding transketolase C-terminal domain-containing protein → MLYNKKGEVDFEQELDPFKARIAKEGSDITIVSYLKILDDVLLAVPEIEKELGCSCEVIDLCSLNPVDYETLSKSMEKTSRLVMVEEDHKTGGYGAQIVSWAAEEMFYALDAAPLRLAGEDVPIPYNRSLELASIPTPESIVRDIVAWGKKNDV, encoded by the coding sequence TTGCTGTATAACAAAAAAGGGGAAGTTGATTTTGAGCAGGAGCTTGATCCTTTTAAGGCAAGAATCGCCAAAGAAGGCAGTGATATTACGATAGTGAGCTATTTGAAAATACTTGATGATGTGCTGCTTGCGGTTCCTGAAATAGAAAAAGAGTTGGGATGCTCTTGTGAAGTAATCGATTTGTGCTCTTTAAACCCGGTAGATTATGAAACACTCAGCAAGTCAATGGAGAAAACATCACGCTTGGTAATGGTTGAAGAAGATCATAAAACAGGAGGCTACGGCGCACAAATAGTCTCCTGGGCGGCAGAGGAGATGTTTTATGCTTTAGATGCAGCTCCTTTGCGTTTGGCAGGAGAGGATGTACCGATTCCTTATAACAGAAGTTTAGAACTTGCAAGTATTCCTACACCGGAGTCCATCGTTCGTGATATTGTAGCGTGGGGAAAGAAAAACGATGTATGA
- a CDS encoding alginate export family protein, which produces MKNILLLLSLASFLYADGLSVVGSLRERVESWSGFNKKAYGDSSIDANGKKVGDSNDAILLQRIMLGGEYKTSNIDYSLIMYDAREWGSSLADSDFIKNKNTPYSYAMNPYHEHFELYDASLTFKSLGIQNLSFKVGRQDIAYGDKRIIGPGSWGNTIGWLWDAGRFSYKFDENFIDAWYGRTRTKDPNKFSMIEKHLYEGAIVYSHFQTILQGVVEPFYVYKHSLIPKISSEQKSYEYLNYAGARLYENDYKNFTYDVTYVNESGKEGSQKINDFAYIVKGGYQFKTAVLKPKIVLGRVYAGKDFTTPFGSTDGSHYGRMDLINWANMQDNQIALYLYPTSKINTKFTYHDFSLADASGKWAYYGYVNKSGYLDKKLGDEIDAEFFYKPVKNIKVSFIYAYFKAGAFVKNSVADNNAQHLFLQFEYKL; this is translated from the coding sequence ATGAAAAATATTCTGCTTTTATTGAGTTTGGCCTCTTTTCTTTATGCTGATGGACTTTCTGTTGTAGGTTCTTTGAGAGAGCGTGTGGAGAGTTGGAGTGGTTTTAATAAAAAAGCGTATGGAGATTCTTCAATAGATGCTAATGGTAAAAAAGTAGGTGATAGTAATGACGCTATTTTACTCCAAAGAATTATGCTCGGAGGAGAATATAAAACTTCCAACATAGACTACTCACTCATTATGTATGATGCAAGAGAGTGGGGTAGTTCTTTAGCTGACTCTGACTTCATAAAAAATAAAAATACACCTTACTCCTATGCTATGAACCCTTACCATGAACATTTTGAACTCTATGATGCTTCTCTAACATTTAAATCTCTAGGCATACAGAATTTATCTTTTAAAGTAGGCCGTCAAGACATTGCTTATGGTGACAAACGTATTATAGGTCCAGGAAGCTGGGGCAATACAATCGGATGGCTTTGGGATGCGGGCAGATTCTCTTACAAGTTTGATGAAAATTTTATAGATGCCTGGTACGGACGCACTAGGACGAAAGATCCGAATAAATTTAGTATGATCGAGAAACATCTGTATGAAGGTGCCATTGTATATTCTCATTTTCAAACGATATTACAAGGCGTTGTTGAGCCTTTTTATGTTTATAAACATAGTTTAATTCCAAAGATTAGTTCAGAGCAGAAAAGTTATGAGTATCTTAACTATGCCGGAGCAAGATTATATGAAAACGATTACAAGAATTTTACTTATGATGTGACCTATGTGAATGAATCAGGCAAAGAAGGCAGCCAAAAAATCAATGATTTCGCTTACATTGTTAAAGGCGGTTATCAATTTAAAACAGCAGTATTAAAACCAAAAATCGTGCTTGGCAGAGTATACGCAGGTAAAGATTTTACAACGCCCTTCGGTTCAACAGACGGCAGTCATTACGGACGGATGGATTTAATAAACTGGGCAAATATGCAAGACAATCAAATAGCACTCTATTTATATCCAACAAGTAAAATAAATACAAAATTTACCTATCATGATTTTAGTCTTGCAGACGCAAGCGGAAAGTGGGCATATTACGGATATGTAAACAAATCAGGCTATCTTGATAAAAAATTAGGGGATGAAATAGACGCAGAATTTTTTTACAAGCCTGTAAAAAATATAAAAGTCTCTTTTATTTATGCCTATTTTAAAGCAGGAGCATTTGTAAAAAACAGTGTTGCCGACAACAATGCACAGCATCTGTTTTTGCAATTTGAATATAAATTATGA
- a CDS encoding 2,3-bisphosphoglycerate-dependent phosphoglycerate mutase has translation MSKARLVLVRHGQSIYNQKNIFTGWTDIDLSEQGIDEAKKAGLLLKKNNIYPDICFTSWLNRAIHTAQILLKELEWEHIDSLRSYKLNERHYGDWQGRDKDEVKNEYGEEKFLAVRRGYDVAPPPLKPNDARCVSNDKKYANIDKKLLPLNESLKDTKKRVLEYYSEQIISKLQEQKTVLISAHGNSLRALVMELEQISETNIVSFEIPTGEIIVYTFDCDMKIIEKNVLIG, from the coding sequence ATGAGTAAAGCAAGGTTGGTTTTGGTGCGTCACGGGCAAAGTATTTATAATCAAAAAAATATTTTTACAGGATGGACAGATATTGATTTAAGTGAACAGGGCATAGATGAAGCAAAAAAAGCCGGACTACTTTTGAAAAAAAATAATATTTATCCAGATATTTGCTTTACATCCTGGCTCAATCGTGCCATTCATACTGCACAGATTTTGCTAAAAGAGTTGGAGTGGGAGCATATCGATTCGCTTAGAAGTTATAAACTCAACGAAAGGCACTATGGTGATTGGCAGGGTAGAGATAAAGATGAGGTAAAAAATGAATATGGAGAAGAAAAATTTTTAGCCGTAAGACGCGGCTATGATGTAGCTCCACCACCACTCAAACCCAATGACGCAAGATGTGTTTCAAATGATAAAAAATATGCAAATATTGATAAAAAGCTTTTACCCCTGAATGAATCGCTCAAAGATACAAAAAAAAGAGTCTTAGAGTATTATTCAGAGCAGATTATTTCTAAACTGCAGGAACAAAAAACAGTTTTAATTTCGGCACATGGAAACTCTTTACGTGCTTTGGTGATGGAATTAGAACAAATCAGTGAAACAAATATAGTCTCTTTTGAGATACCAACGGGAGAAATAATTGTATATACTTTTGACTGTGATATGAAAATTATAGAGAAAAATGTTTTAATAGGTTAA
- a CDS encoding twin-arginine translocation signal domain-containing protein yields MQRRNFLKTAAVAAGTMAMMPAVASSSMLKPAKGETIPKGAVTLYIEFRIMPNFKDDLLDKVNQYNKVLAKTKGFLSLSLKNMVGDSTMVHNYDTKLKGVLSSAYFDASKEGSMPLFYSLFIRFENYHDLMASKTTEWFSKVISKYGPLSKNYSEGVYKTVSAGDREHIYTSQSDIEKFLKNQQDKPTNRYITVNNHVGIFTKDVNAFNKKSTSLLKVAQNTFRPAKGDYDYNPKFPKGIPGSYQNLHYRRAISTEILQSAFSDGDKTHYLFHGTWESVYDHENSHTDPRFRADVMKIFPYIVEGPVEPFYETIILNNKA; encoded by the coding sequence ATGCAAAGACGTAATTTTTTAAAAACAGCAGCAGTAGCTGCAGGAACAATGGCAATGATGCCTGCAGTGGCATCTTCAAGTATGTTGAAACCGGCAAAAGGTGAAACAATTCCAAAGGGTGCAGTGACACTTTATATTGAATTTCGTATTATGCCTAACTTTAAAGATGATTTGTTAGACAAAGTTAATCAATACAATAAAGTTTTAGCTAAAACAAAAGGTTTTTTATCACTTAGTTTAAAAAACATGGTTGGTGATTCTACAATGGTACACAATTATGATACAAAATTAAAAGGAGTACTTAGTTCTGCTTATTTTGATGCAAGTAAAGAGGGAAGTATGCCTCTATTTTATTCTCTTTTTATCCGTTTTGAAAATTATCATGATTTAATGGCATCCAAAACAACTGAGTGGTTTAGTAAAGTGATTTCAAAATACGGTCCTTTAAGTAAAAACTACAGCGAAGGTGTTTATAAAACTGTTTCAGCAGGAGATCGAGAGCACATTTATACTTCGCAGTCAGATATAGAAAAATTCTTAAAAAATCAACAGGACAAACCGACGAACAGATATATTACGGTAAACAATCATGTTGGTATTTTTACAAAAGATGTCAATGCATTTAATAAAAAGAGTACATCACTTTTAAAAGTAGCACAAAATACTTTCCGTCCTGCAAAAGGTGATTATGACTATAATCCAAAGTTTCCTAAAGGAATTCCTGGTTCTTATCAAAATCTTCACTATAGAAGAGCGATCTCTACAGAGATTTTACAAAGTGCATTTTCTGATGGAGATAAAACACATTATCTTTTCCATGGTACTTGGGAGAGTGTATATGACCATGAAAATTCTCATACTGACCCTCGTTTTAGAGCTGACGTTATGAAAATTTTCCCATATATAGTTGAAGGTCCGGTTGAGCCGTTCTATGAAACAATTATACTCAATAACAAAGCGTAA
- a CDS encoding cation diffusion facilitator family transporter — protein sequence MINALKNVDEKKSWLFASTLLNASLAAAKLGWGWFMGSTLVMADGIHSISDVFGALLIFLALFFAAHKSERFPYGLHKLEDMAAFFGGFGILFAGYEIVHSVFFESGIQTPTNILSTVLFILVLITIQFIFYFFELKAAKRLNSPGVKADAINWLGDIGAGFIVVVGLIAHQYHIAYAQEIAVVIIVFMIFEGAYDVLKEATLSLLDAADIELTKKIKSIILSYSDITEIKRIMVRKSGSVYFADIEVNIDETMMKKAHTTIDKIVNQLHNEIEELEAVTIHYEPQHLPYKTIIELLDENKNISEDFKHAVWLKIIKKTDEEVLSEQIIKSPVASDGKAKAFKLVAWMIRNNVDEVVVNKKDIDENILALFETLDITLSTN from the coding sequence ATGATAAATGCACTAAAAAACGTCGATGAAAAAAAAAGCTGGCTTTTTGCCTCCACCTTACTAAACGCATCTTTAGCAGCTGCAAAATTAGGATGGGGCTGGTTTATGGGTTCTACGCTGGTTATGGCAGACGGAATCCATTCTATATCGGATGTTTTTGGTGCATTACTCATTTTTTTGGCACTCTTTTTTGCGGCGCATAAATCTGAACGTTTCCCCTACGGTCTGCATAAATTAGAAGATATGGCGGCATTTTTTGGCGGTTTTGGTATTTTATTTGCCGGCTATGAAATAGTTCATTCTGTTTTTTTTGAAAGTGGTATACAAACACCAACAAATATACTCAGTACGGTTCTCTTTATTTTAGTGCTTATTACTATTCAGTTTATATTTTATTTTTTTGAATTAAAAGCTGCAAAAAGGCTGAATTCTCCAGGTGTAAAAGCTGATGCAATTAACTGGCTTGGTGACATTGGTGCAGGGTTCATTGTTGTAGTAGGTTTAATCGCACATCAATACCATATTGCTTATGCGCAGGAAATTGCTGTAGTTATCATTGTGTTTATGATTTTTGAAGGTGCGTATGATGTTTTAAAAGAAGCGACACTTTCTCTTTTAGATGCAGCAGATATTGAACTTACTAAGAAAATAAAATCTATTATCCTCTCATACAGTGATATTACAGAAATTAAAAGAATTATGGTGAGAAAATCAGGTAGTGTTTATTTTGCAGATATTGAAGTGAACATCGATGAAACAATGATGAAAAAAGCACATACAACGATAGATAAGATCGTCAATCAATTACATAATGAGATAGAAGAACTTGAAGCCGTAACAATACATTATGAACCACAACATCTGCCTTATAAAACAATCATAGAACTTTTGGATGAAAATAAAAATATAAGTGAAGATTTCAAACATGCCGTATGGTTAAAAATCATTAAAAAAACAGATGAAGAAGTACTTAGTGAACAGATAATAAAAAGTCCTGTTGCAAGTGATGGCAAAGCCAAAGCCTTTAAACTCGTCGCATGGATGATAAGAAATAATGTAGATGAAGTTGTAGTAAACAAAAAAGATATAGATGAAAATATATTAGCATTGTTTGAGACGCTAGATATTACATTAAGTACAAATTAA
- a CDS encoding dihydrolipoamide acetyltransferase family protein, whose translation MYEIVMPQLSDSMDEGKLISWKVKEGQKVNPGDVIAEVESDKAIMEMQSFKSGVVKEITAKEGDVVPVGEVIAKIETGGVKDAKESTSAATDELPVKKPAPKPVVKQEPKPTVKKETKTEPNLQTSVIKHISKEATSGISPKARAKAGQYGIDTQIIAQKTSKSVLHVEDVEEYLREHYFTPKALKLLDKYGLDIATFELNHKIDETEIQEFIANNETPLPQPLSQMQKAIIANVTASAQKPVYHLYEHIDAALFVKNEAYSITAWLIKIFAKVMMAHDSFRARLQNDALIISSNASISVAVADSQNLYMPVVKDANKRSIAEIAKELENFKTKLKENSFTAADMQGSSFSISNLGMLGVERFDAMINKNDSGVVAVGRVNEGKISITLSADHRLINGYEAALFIQDVKQEVQNPLFFQNPH comes from the coding sequence ATGTATGAAATAGTAATGCCGCAGCTCTCAGACTCGATGGATGAGGGCAAGCTAATAAGCTGGAAAGTCAAAGAGGGACAAAAAGTAAATCCGGGAGATGTGATTGCCGAAGTTGAAAGTGACAAGGCGATTATGGAGATGCAGAGTTTTAAAAGTGGTGTTGTTAAAGAAATAACGGCTAAAGAGGGTGATGTTGTTCCTGTAGGGGAAGTTATCGCTAAAATTGAAACAGGCGGTGTAAAAGATGCAAAAGAGTCAACGTCAGCAGCAACTGATGAACTACCGGTGAAAAAACCAGCGCCAAAGCCTGTAGTAAAACAAGAGCCAAAACCCACAGTTAAAAAAGAAACAAAAACAGAGCCAAATCTCCAGACATCTGTTATAAAACATATATCTAAAGAAGCCACAAGCGGTATATCTCCAAAAGCAAGAGCCAAAGCTGGACAGTATGGAATTGATACGCAAATAATTGCGCAAAAAACATCCAAAAGCGTGTTACATGTAGAGGATGTAGAGGAGTACTTAAGAGAGCATTATTTTACGCCAAAAGCATTAAAACTTTTGGATAAGTACGGCTTGGATATTGCAACATTTGAACTCAATCATAAAATTGACGAAACAGAAATTCAAGAGTTTATTGCAAACAACGAAACACCTCTGCCGCAGCCTTTGAGCCAGATGCAAAAGGCAATTATTGCCAATGTCACGGCTTCGGCACAAAAACCTGTTTATCATCTGTATGAGCATATTGATGCGGCATTGTTTGTAAAAAATGAGGCTTACAGCATTACGGCCTGGCTTATAAAGATTTTTGCAAAAGTGATGATGGCGCATGACTCTTTTCGCGCGCGTCTGCAAAATGATGCGCTTATCATAAGCTCCAACGCTTCAATTTCTGTGGCAGTGGCAGACAGTCAAAATCTTTATATGCCGGTTGTAAAAGATGCAAATAAACGCTCTATTGCAGAAATTGCAAAAGAGCTTGAAAACTTTAAAACAAAGCTCAAAGAAAACTCTTTTACTGCAGCAGATATGCAGGGTTCAAGCTTTAGCATTTCAAATCTGGGCATGCTGGGAGTGGAGCGTTTTGATGCCATGATAAACAAAAATGACTCAGGTGTCGTGGCTGTGGGCAGAGTGAATGAAGGGAAAATTTCTATAACACTAAGTGCCGATCATAGGTTGATAAACGGTTATGAAGCAGCACTCTTTATACAGGATGTCAAACAAGAGGTGCAAAATCCTCTGTTTTTTCAGAATCCACACTAA